CGCCGCAGGCGTGGCGGCGTTGAACCAGACTCACGCCGGCAGACACGCCCAAGTCAAGGGCAGCGACCCTGCCCATCCGCAGTTTGGGGCTACGATTGAGGTTTTCCACCAACTACACTGCCTGGTACGTCCAACTTGATTTGAtactgcacatgtggtctcctcctcctcctcctcctcctcctcctgggtgTACCGTGATCTGCGCCGTGTgcactgccactgccactgccacgCCAGactacatgcatacatacatatattCAACCCAACGGCAACCACGACTTGCGCTGACTCCCTCACTCGCGACCAGAACGTGCTGCGCCAGTACTCGTGGCCGCTCGACAGGTTCGACCCATCCTGGGGCGAGGACCTCTACCCGTCCATGCTGCAGGACGCCGCGACGGGTCGCACCCACGTCGACCACTGCATCGAGGCCCTCCGGCTCTCGCTCATGTGCACCGGTGACATCACGCCCGTGCTGTTCCTCCACGACGAGGCGAGCCCGCTCGGCGTCAGGGCCGACTTCAACATCCACCACAAGTGCCGCGCCTTTGGCCCGCTCGTCGACTACGTGCAGCGCAACGGCGTCGAGCTGGAGACGTGAatggggaaaagaaaaacaggGCAGTGGTCACGATTTCAACGACCTGTCATGCATGTTTTCCGGTTGCCGTGTCTTTGTCGGGGCGGCAGCTGCCGAGGGACGACTGGTACTATGTACTTCTCCtttttacggagtactagctGACTCCTGGTCCCACGTGGGTTTCAGAACAAAAAACAAGTTGAGACCAGACCACATTCCCGGCCAGGAAGCTGTCTGGTCGGCTTGGGCTACGTGGTCCTGGTCAGTTGGCCGGGGTGAAAGGGGGGGGTCGAGGGTTTGGGGGCCGAGTTATGCACCGGGAGCACCGAGCACCGTCTCCTCCCACGCCCTCTTGGAAGCGTCTTCTCATGTTGGCATCGTCGCAGAAGAGGCAATTGgacatcaacaacaacaacaagggcGAGTTGCGAGTTGCGAGTTGGTTGGTTGTGTAGGACTGGTATCAAATGACAGACAGCCATCATGGTCTGCAGCAACAGCATCGACCGGCCCAACAGTATCTAGTCTCTCCACGTCTctctcttgtttttttttttttttttcgtcggGGCGCTGCAAAAGTCCCCCAAGTGGGCCGGATCCTTTACGGGATCGACATGGGATCAACCTCTTGATTGCTTGCCCTTTTGTAGGATATtgtatgtagtagtactagttatTTACCGCATGTCACTGCTGGCTCGGCAGTCGAGCcagcgttttttttttttttttaaattctaTATAAAACCCACCCCCTCTCCGTTCTAGACCATATGATATCTGACAATTTTTACCCGTCGCTTCACCCAAGGATCATCATGTTGACCCAGCGTGGAACGGAAGGATCTGCGAAAGCATCCTCCTCGGCACAGACACGCACAATGATACGATGTTGTTGGCAAGAGGTATCTTTTCATCTAATCAAGGGTATGTAAGTATGGCCCCGTCGCCATGGACATCGCACCGACGCCGTGTATTTGTCATGCGCTGCGCCCGCCGTTGTGAAACGTCCGGTGGCCCAGCCCGCGTCCTCCTGCCAGACGCTTCAAGCATGCGAACCCAAGTCGTTATGCTTCCTGGGTCCAAGTGTGCCGCTCTCGGCAGCTTTGACTACACAAAAAGCCATGGCCAGGctttttttccttggccattctctcctcccctccccatccgtcccc
The Metarhizium brunneum chromosome 7, complete sequence genome window above contains:
- the cctO_5 gene encoding Cyclochlorotine biosynthesis protein O, coding for MDMASIRYERLEATDKFDPADDDSNNNIINTATEDTSSPSRRRPIWTRRQATLALLGNLVLLLTSICLLSVAARRRPSPSHLECAQKVSPYSPMWEAVEFWEGNFANEFNSSTKYRGPPTLERERAWNDLWHYHLIRVDAAGVAALNQTHAGRHAQVKGSDPAHPQFGATIEVFHQLHCLNVLRQYSWPLDRFDPSWGEDLYPSMLQDAATGRTHVDHCIEALRLSLMCTGDITPVLFLHDEASPLGVRADFNIHHKCRAFGPLVDYVQRNGVELET